In the genome of Rhodamnia argentea isolate NSW1041297 chromosome 3, ASM2092103v1, whole genome shotgun sequence, one region contains:
- the LOC115728115 gene encoding cytochrome b561 and DOMON domain-containing protein At5g47530 has protein sequence MDRSFKQQQLLACAALVMSMVVLSSAQTCSNYAFSGNKVFSSCTDLPYLNSFLHWTYDSSANTAQIAYRHASVAASTWVAWAINPTSTGMVGAQSLVAYRQSNGTMRAYTSPISGYQTQLTEGDLSFNVSGLSATYASNEIIIFATIKPPSNGSVNQVWQDGPLSGGSPSVHATTGANLQSKGTLNFASGQAGASGGGNSKTRKRNRHGVLNAVSWGILMPVGAIIARYLKVSKAADPAWFYLHVTCQSSAYIIGVAGWATGIKLGSESPGITFTAHRTIGIILFCLGTLQVFALLLRPNKDHKYRFYWNIYHHSMGYTVIILSIINIFKGFDILDPEKKWKDAYIGVIVALGCVAVVLEAFTWYVVLKRRKTQGGSKSPHGMNGSNGYNHNGYGARPHQEA, from the exons ATGGATAGGTCTTTCAAGCAGCAGCAGCTTCTGGCTTGCGCCGCCCTGGTCATGTCCATGGTGGTGCTGTCCTCTGCTCAGACGTGCTCCAACTACGCCTTCTCTGGGAACAAGGTGTTCAGCTCCTGCACCGATCTGCCTTACCTGAACTCGTTTCTCCACTGGACTTACGACTCGTCGGCCAACACGGCCCAGATAGCCTACCGGCACGCCTCCGTGGCCGCGTCCACGTGGGTGGCTTGGGCCATCAACCCGACCTCGACCGGCATGGTCGGGGCCCAGTCGCTCGTGGCTTACCGGCAGTCGAACGGGACCATGAGGGCCTACACGTCTCCGATCAGCGGGTACCAGACCCAGTTGACGGAGGGGGATCTGAGCTTTAACGTATCTGGCCTCTCCGCGACTTATGCGAGCAATGAGATCATCATCTTCGCCACCATAAAACCCCCGAGCAATGGCTCGGTGAACCAGGTTTGGCAAGATGGACCGCTCTCCGGCGGGTCCCCGAGCGTACATGCCACTACCGGCGCTAATCTTCAGTCCAAGGGGACTCTGAATTTTGCCTCTGGTCAGGCTGGGGCATCTGGGGGTGGCAACTCTAAGACAAGAAAGAGGAAT AGACATGGAGTACTAAATGCTGTGAGTTGGGGGATTTTGATGCCTGTTGGTGCCATCATAGCCAGATACTTGAAGGTGTCAAAAGCTGCGGACCCAGCATGGTTTTACCTCCATGTCACATGCCAATCCTCGGCCTATATCATTGGCGTTGCCGGATGGGCAACCGGTATCAAACTCGGCAGCGAGTCGCCCGGCATAACCTTCACCGCTCACAGGACAATTGGCATTATCCTGTTCTGCCTCGGCACACTTCAG GTGTTTGCTTTGCTTCTAAGGCCCAATAAGGACCACAAATACAGATTCTACTGGAACATCTACCATCACTCCATGGGTTACACGGTGATCATCCTCAGCATCATCAACATATTCAAGGGGTTCGACATCCTGGATCCAGAGAAGAAGTGGAAGGACGCTTACATTGGAGTGATTGTGGCCTTGGGCTGCGTCGCGGTGGTTCTAGAGGCGTTCACTTGGTACGTGGTTCTGAAGAGGAGGAAAACGCAAGGTGGGTCGAAATCGCCTCACGGCATGAATGGATCGAATGGTTATAATCACAATGGATATGGCGCGAGGCCACACCAGGAGGCGTAG